The genomic DNA CGCCCCTGCAAGCAAGACCCCCTAAACGCTCTCTCTTCACCAGAGCGGCGAGGCAGCCGGCTTGAAGCCGGCTGGCTTCCGCCGCTCTGTGCTGAATCGTCGTCACGAGTCCTCGAACCACATCGATCGTTCTGTCGCTCAGTAAGGGCGTGTCCCGGTTCTTGACGCGTTCTCCGTCTCCGTGTAGGGTCCCAGCACGAGACGTTCCAGAATGGTGTGAGGGCTGACGCGCTATTGAGTAGGGGCAAGGAAAACCTTCCACGGCTTAGAGGAGATCCAGCGCAGATGGGAACCATCAAGCAACGACCGGTGGTGGCAATTCTGGTGGGTGGCGGTCCGGCGCCCGGCATTAATAGTGTCATCGGGGCCGCCACGATTCGAAGCATTCTTGGTGGGTGCGACGTGATCGGCATTCAAGACGGTTTCAAATGGATCATGGATGGCCAGACCAGCAAGGTGAAGCGCCTGTCGATCGAGGACATTAGCCGGATTCACTTCAGCGGCGGCTCCTGCCTCGGCACGGCGCGCGCGAACCCCACCCAGAAAGTCGAGCATCTTGATGCCTGCCTGACGAGTCTGAACGCACTCGGCGTGACTCGATTGATCACGATCGGAGGGGACGATACCGCGTTCTCCGCGCTGAAGTTGGAGCAGCGGGCCGCCGGTCGCCTCCAGGTCGTGCATGTGCCGAAGACCATCGATAACGATCTGGACCTGCCCCACGGGATTCCGACATTCGGATTCCAGACGGCGCGCCACATCGGCGTGGAGCTCGTGAAGAGTTTGATGGTGGATGCGGAGACGACCTCACGCTGGTATTTCGTGGTGACGATGGGGCGTAAGGCCGGGCATCTGGCACTCGGGATCGGGAAGGCGGCCGGTGCGACGTTGACGGTGATTCCTGAGGAGTTTCGACAGAAGCCTCTTCGTCTGAAAACGCTGGTCGATGTCCTGGCCGGCGCGTTCATCAAGCGGCTCAATGCCGGACGATCGGACGGCGTGGCGGTCCTGGCGGAAGGTCTCGTGGAAATCCTCGATCAGCAGGATCTCGACGGTCTGCAGGATGTGGAGCGAGACCAGCACGGACATGTGCGGCTGGCGGAGATCAACTTCGGCTTCGTGCTCAAGCGGGCGGTCGAGAAGGAATTGCGTTCCTTCGGCATTAAGACCACCATCGTCGAGAAGAACATCGGGTACGAGCTTCGCTGTGCCGATCCCATTTCGTTCGATATGGAATATACCCGCGATCTCGGTTATTGCGCGGCCCAGTTTCTCCTGGAGGGCGGGAATGCCGCGATGGTGTCGATTCAAAACGGCCGGTTCATTCCCATTCCGTTCGGCGACATTCTGGACCCGGCGACCGGCCGTACCAGGGTGCGTATGGTGGATGTGGAGTCTGAGTCGTACGTCATTGCAAGGCGGTACATGATTCGATTGGCTCCGGATGATTTCAATCAGCCTCAGGCGCTGGTCCGCTTGGCCACCACGGCCGGTCTCGCCGCGGATGATTTCCGGAAACGGTTCGAATATCTGATGGGCAAGGATCTGTGAGAGAGGGGCGAGGGATTGGACCTCGTCCCATCCGCTGTGACGTAGGGCGTCATGACGAGTGAAGCGACACCGGATACAGAAATTGCTCTCGCATGTGGACAGCAGCGCGCGCTGCTCTCACCCTGGGGCGCGGCGCTACGCCGGTACTACCTGCTTGAAGAGAACGGGAGCGAAAGCGACATTGTCTGGGGCTATGCAGGCGGCGCGCACAAAAAGGGTGGGCAGGGAGATGTGCTCATTCCCTTTCCCGGACGTGTGTCGGAGGGGCGCTACTCCTTTGATGGGCAGCCGTTGCAGCTTGAACGGAACGACAAAGAAGGTCCGAACGCGATCCATGGATTTGTCCGGACCCTGCCGTGGACCACGCAGCAGGCCGATTCGGAGAGCGTCGCGTTTGAGGTCCAGCTGGAAGCTGCCAACTATGCCTCCAGAGGTTATCCCTTCTCGCTCGCCGTTCGTGTTGCGTATCGGTTGGACAGGCAGGGATTGACCTGCTCGTTCGCCGTTCACAATGTAGGGCGTGAGGCTGCGCCGGTCGGAGTCGGATTTCATCCCTATTTCACGGTCGGGACTGCGCTGGTGGATGAAGCGGAAGCCCGGATTCCCGCTTCCGGGTATCTTGAGTTCAATGACCGGCTTGCGCCGACCGGCAAGGTCCTCGATGCGCAGGATACCGAGTGGGATTTTCGCGAACGTCGCCGGATCGGCAACCTCCGTTTCAATCACTGCTATGTCGGGTTGGAGCGTGATGCGGAGGGAATGGCGACGGCCACACTGCAGCACCAGGGGAGTGGCCGCAGGATCGAGGTGGTGATGGATCGTTCGTTTTCCGCGATCGTAGTCTACACCGGCGATGCGATTGTCGCCGCGCCGCGCCGCGCGCTGGCGATTGAGCCGATGACCTGCGCGACCGATGCCTTCAATCATCCCGAGTGGGGGTTGAAGCGACTGCAGCCCGATGAAACCTTCACCGGACGGTATCGCGTCACTCATTGCCTTCTGTAAGGCTCCTTGCTCGGTGTGTGTCGTCCTCTCCTGTCACCCGCTCTACGCGATCAGCCATGTGCTCTTGTCCGCGCAGACTCCGTTACGACGGCTTCGTCGATTCAACGATGCGGAATCGCACTTCATCCACCTGAGTGTAGGCCGAGGTTTGTTCCCCTGCGAATAACCCGCACCGGTAGAGTCCCGTCGTCCAGCCGGTGGATGGACGTGACAGGACAAAGTAACCGGATTGGTCGTTGGTGGACATGATGAGCTGATCCTGCGCCACCGCCGGCTGCGCGCCGGTCAGCTCCGTGCGTTCTTTGAAACAGCGCGCTGCGAGCGGAACTTCATCGTACGACGCCGTCACCAATCCGAACACCAGGTAAATGTCCTGCTGGGTAGCGGGAAAGCTGATTCCAGGGTCCAGGGGAATGAAGTCATGGGCACCGGTGGGCGAATCGTCCCGCATGACTTTCTTCGCAGGGATGACGAATCGAAACCAGGCAAAATCGGCATCCCGTCCGACCAGGGAGGCCGCCGTATCCAGGGTGTTCTGTGGCTTCAAGTTCTCCATGGCCTTCGCGGCGAGCTCTGCTTCCGAGGGAACGACCGGCGCGGCCGGTGTGACCGAGACGGCGTCCTCCATCTCGATTGCCTTGGCCAGTTCGGGGACATGCGGACGAATCTTGTCCAACCATCGCAGCAGTTTATTTTTATCCAGCACTCTGGTTCCGATCGGAAGTTCGACCTCCCTCGTCGACTGTTCAAATGCCACGGTCGTGTCGTAGAGGATCTTGAATTGAATGTACGCGTCCTCCCATTTTCCCAAATCCACCAGACATTGACCCAGGCGATAGACGGTGGCCGCATAGTCTTCATCGAGAGGATCGAGGCCCTCCATTTTCGGGATGATGCTGATCGCCTCTTTGCACCGGCCCAGGTTCATGAGAATCAGTCCGAGGTGCTGCTTGGCGAGGGGGTCCATCGGATTGAGGAGCAGGAGTTGCCGATACATCGGTTCGGCTTCCTGATAGCGCCCGGCCTCGAAGAGCGCGTAGGCATCGTGGCGAATCATCGACCAGTCTTTGAGTTGTTTCGGGTTCGCGTCCGGGCTCATCATGGGTGCAAAGCGGCGGCCTCGCTCTGTCGATCCGTAGAACACGGTCAGCAGATTCTTGGCGGACAGCTCCAGCGGGGAACCGGGCGAGACCTGTTGCAACACAGATTGCACCTCGCGATCTGCGCCTTCGTAATCCAAAATGTCGAATCGTGCGCGGGCCATCGCTAGTCGCCAGTTGAGCATGTCGGGTCCCAGCTCCACGGCCTGCTGATAGGACTTGAAGGATTCTTCCAGCCGGTCGAGTTTCCGGAGCTCACGGGCTAGTCGCAAATGGATCAGCGGGTTCTGGGGTTCGATGGCGGCAATACGCTGCAATTCGATGACCGCTTCTTCCACCTGCCCGGAACGAACCAGCACGCTCCACTTAGCCCATCGCACGTCCAGTGCCGTGGGAATACTCGCCAGGACGGTTTCATAGGACTGAAGGGCCGCTTCGGTGTGGCGTGAGGTGGCCAGCATGTCGCCACGGAGTTGGTGCAGCGCGAACGCCTGCGGGTTCTCATGAATGCCTTGGTCCAGAATGCCGAGGGCCAGGTCTGTCGTACCCTGCTCCCACGCGGCTTTGGCGCGTTGGGCGACCTGGCTTTCCGAGGGGAGGCCCTGGTCGTTCGCCATGGCTCTGGGTGCGTCGGTCAGCGTGACGGGCAGGAGCAGGAGGAGGAATCCAATGATGTGATAGGTCAGCCGGATGAACGGCTGCGGCGCGCGAACGGGCGAACATGTATGGATCAGCATGAGATAGGTCTCTGGTTGAGGTGAACAAGTCCCTTCCATGGTCAGGCGCGCACGGGTACAGAATAATACCCCACAGCAAGCCTGCTGTGTTCGATTAGAGACACCCTGAGGGAGAAGGATTCGTCGCCCTCAGCGGCCCCAGGCACAATGGATTATCTTACTGTACGATGGCCAGGCTCCGCGAGGTGCCCCGGATGGATCCGGCTGTGAGCGGGGCACGAGGCGCGTCCTGTCGGGAGAGTCCCGGTCAGCCGGTGAATAATGCGGTCACCGAAGCGGTTGTCTCAACGGAGCGGAATCGAATCCGCTTACCGCACGTTGACGAAACGTCCGTGAGCCATGGTTCGAAGCTGATCGATGTCTTCGTGGCGAGTGACCGAGAGCGGCACGGTGCCGGACAATTCTTGAATCAAGAGATCGGTCGTCAGCGGGGTCTTGTAATGTAAGGCCCGGTAGAGTGCGGTGACGACCGCCTGCTCGATTTCCGAGCCGCTGAACCCATCACTGGCGCTGACGATTTTCTCGAGGTCGAATCCCGCGCTGTCCTGTTTGCGGAGCGCCAGGTGGATCTTCCAGATGGCGGTCCGTTCGTGGTCGTCAGGCAAGTCCACGAAGAAGATTTCGTCGAACCGTCCTTTGCGCAGCAATTCAGGCGGGAGGGAGGCGAGGTTGTTTGCCGTGGCGACGACGAACACCTCCTGCTTCTTTTCCTGCAGCCAGGTGAGAAAGGCGCCGAAGAGCCGGCGGCTCAATCCGGCATCGGCATCTCCGCTTCCGCCGCCGGCCACCATCGCCTTCTCTATTTCATCGATCCAGAGCACGATCGGCGAGAGGGATTCGGCCATCTCGATCGCCTTCCGGAAATTCTTCTCCGATTCGCCGACGAATTTGTCGAAGAGCCGCCCGGCATCGAGTTTGAGCAACGGGAGTTGCCACTCGCGTGCAATGGCTTTTGCCGCGAGCGACTTGCCGCAGCCCGGGACACCCACCAGCATGATGCCGCGCGGCGGCGTCAGGTTGAGCGCCTTGGCTTCTGCCGTGAATCCCACCTTCGCCCGTTCCAGCCAGGATTTCAGATTCACGAATCCGCCCAATTCGAACCGGTTGTCTTCGAGGGGATAATATTCCAACAGCCCGCCGTCCTTGATCGCCTGGACCTTGCGTTTCAGGATGGTCTGTACGTCGGCAGCAGACAGTCTGCCGTCCTCGACGAGGCATTGCGTAATGACCTGCCGGGCTTGATGCAACGTCAATCCCTGCAGGGCGCGGAGGATGGCGTCGGATTCTTGTGTCGAGGGGGTTGCCTGGGTCGGTTTGGAGCCGGCGAGCGAGTGAAGCATGCTCTGCACCACGGTGGTGGAGCCGGGGCGGCGCGGCGACGTTCTCGTACCGAGTGACTGCAGCACACTTTGGAGCATGGATTGCAGTTCATTACGATTCGGCAGCTGCAGGTCGAGCCGGACCGCAATCTGTTCAATGTCGGACGGAAGGACGATGGGATGGCCGGTGAGCACACAGGTCGTACGAGAACGGCCGAAATGATGACTGACTTCCCGTAACTGGCGGGCCACAGCGGCGTCCTGCAGGTGTGGCGCAAGATCTTTGAGCCAGAACAGGGCCTCGACGGTCAGTCCATTGAGGTGTTGAAGGACAGCCAGAGGGGTGGCCGTCATCTTGTTGATGCTCTGCCCCTCGTCCTGCCTGGTGAGGCCTCTGGTAATCGACCATTCGAACAGCGGCATGCGTTCCTGCGCCGCCACGGATTGAAGCAACGCCAGCACTCGCTCTTCTTCGACCGTCTCGACGACGATCAGGGGGTGGCAGGAGCGAATCAGTGTGCGGAGATCATGCACGCTCGTCGAGAGTGACATAGGAGTGAAATGCTAGCACGAGGGTTTCACCCCACCAAGCAAAGGGGCGATTGTGACCGGACGGGAAGATGAGCGTAGGGACAGACGCTCATGGCCGATAGCTGATGATAAATAGTGGGAAGGACACTGGCGAGAGTTTGTTCATATTGTGCGGATCAAATTGACAGGTGATTCCACTGAGGCAACAATCACCTGAGCAGAAGAATTCTTTGGAAGGGAATTGGGATGACATCTAATCCGGAAAATCCCTGCGACGACGAAGACAAGCCGGCGCCTCGGATCGCTACATTCTGGCGACGTATTGGAGCTGCTGTGGTGGATGCATCCCTCCTTGGCGCGATCGGAGCGTGTCTAGGTTTTCTGTGGTTCGATCAGTTGGCCGCACTCGGACGAACGGGGCGATTCATTGGTGGTGCCATTGCATTGGTGTATTTCGGCACGTTGAACAGCCGAATTGGACAGGGGCAGACTCTCGGCAAACGTCTCCTGAAGATTCGAGTCACAGATGCCAAGGCCGCGCTGGTTAGCCTACCTCGCTCGGCTTTCCGTGCGACGATCTTATTGTTGCCAGTAGCGCTCAATGGAATGCCCGTGCCTGCGGGGGAACATGAGCAACTTTGGGGCATTGTTCTCAGTATCTTGATTTTTGGTGTCAGTGTGGCAACTGTGTATCTCTATTGTTGTAATCGACGGACAAGACAATCCATTCACGATTTAGCGGGTGGAACATTTGTGAGGAATGCGGAGAGCACTTCAGAGATTCATGAGGAAATTTGGAAGCCCCATTTTGCAATCACTGGGGGGCTTTGTCTTGCAGTGCTTGGGGGAGTGTTGATGCCTCACACTTCTGAACAGCCTGAGTTCATGCAACAGCTGGTTGAGGCACGACGGCTTGTTCAGTCTGCAGTGCCGGGTGCCGAAGTCTCCATGCAGCGGGGCACAACCAAGGCCAGCACTGCAGCGACCGGGCAGACCTCTACCTCATGGATTCTTGTCGGCGTGTCTATGTGGGTAAAACCAGAAAATTTTGAGAGGGTGGCGGACCAAATTGCCATGGCGATGTTTGAGCCGCCGTCCGGCATTCGTGATGTTGGGCAGGTGTCGATAGTGGTTTCCTATGGCTACGACATCATGATCTCACATGTACGAACAACAAAAACGTTCGCGCATTCTCATCGGGAATGGTTGAAGCGACTCAAGAGAGTCGAGCCAATTAGTGCCGGGTCCCCAGGATAGTCGCCGATGGCTAATAGCGATAGCGTCGAGTGGGATAGGAAGTTCGACGATCCGTGCTTCTTCCGAGCTACAAGCTATTTCCCATCGGTTCTTAACTCCGGCTACCAGCCCAACTAGGGTCAGGGTCTCCGTTTAAGTTGTTGAAGGAAGGCTGTGACGGAAAGGATGTCGACCGATTCGACGTGATGAAGGCTGAGGAGATCGTCGTCGCCTCTCACGAGCCATCGGACGCCGGCGGCCACCGCGCAGGTAATGAACTTGGCATCGTCCGGGTCGCGTAAGTCGGGAATGTTCGTTGGGACCGCAGTCACCGTTTCAATGAAGGGGATCAGCTCTTCTTCCAGTAGCCCTCGTATCTCGGTATTCGTCAGCTTGAATTTTGGATAGGCGAGGACGCGGATATAATTCGTCGAGGATAGGAGCGGATACGACCGGACGAAGCCGGCCGGATTGCCAGGCAGAAATAAGTCGTGATGGTGACCCAGAGAATAGCAATGCCGAGACGACGACATTCGTGTCGAGAACGGCTCGAATCACCGGCGGCGACGTCCTCTCGCCCAGGCAATGGCGCGATCCATGTCTTTCATCTCGATCCCGAGCTCTTTTATTTTCTGGCGAACCGCTGTGAGGCGCGAGCTTGGTTCTGCCATGGTCATCGGCTCAGTATCAGGACTCCGCCCTTGGCCGTGACATCAAAATAGTCGGTTTCAGGAATATCTTGCAACGCTTTCTTGGGCAATGTCACCTGATTCTTCGATGTTTTCTTTGCCAACATGGGGGACCCTCACTACAAAGTAAGGATATCTTACATCCTGGCATCCTGGCAAGGCGGCTCTTTTTCCGCCTAGGCGTCGTTCTCCGTGAGGCAGCGACCGAGGCCCTGCTGTTCGGCGAGATGGTAGGCATAGTGCAGGGCCGCCAGGTTCGCAACCCGTTCTTCAGCCTCTTCGCGACTGTCTGAATAGATGATCTGCAGTCCGAATCTGGCCGTCAGGGCATCCAGAAAATCCACCATGCCGTTTCGGTGGTATTGGCCGAGCCGCCCTCCGCCGCTGTTGTATTGAATAGCGCCTTCGATCACTAGAAAGCGATGCGGGTATGCGAGAAGCGGTTCGAGCTCACGGAGAAAGCGCGGACGATTGTCGGACGGGTTGGAGAAGATGGTGTTGAACTCCTCTACGCGACGGCGTTCCACGCAAAAAATGGCCGGGGCTTCTGCAATCGCATAGTCACCGGCCGGCAGTGTCTGTGTGATCGTTCCGGCGATGCGCACGAGTCCCTTGAATTCGTACGGCAGATGTTCGCGGCTGTCGACCAGCATATGGATGGCCGGCACCATGATTTTGGGATGACTGAACCGGGTGACGTTCAGCATCGTTTGGGGCCCGCGCAGTTCCTGGCGCGGTCGTGGAGCGGCTTGCGGACGGGGCGTCGGCGAGGGGCGTGGAGGCGGTGTCGGTGATGAGGGATGTTGTCTGCCGGCGTCGTACCGGGCGCGGGCTGCGGGGTCGCTGAGGGTCTGATAGGCCTGGTTGATCAGCTGCGTGCGGGCCTCGGCTTTCCGGTGTAGGGTCGGCGAATGCACAAAGCGATCGGGATGCCAGACCTGCATGTGTTCATGCCAGGCTCGCTTGATCTCCGCGTCTGACGCGCCGGGAGAGAGTTCCAGGATGGCGTAGTAGTTCGTGGTCCGTTCGTCCCGCATGCGGTGTCCCTGATCAATGTGATGAAGTGTAGCGGAGTGCGACGGCGAAGCGCTAGCCCGCATGATCGGGGTCGGCATGGGTTGGTGGATGGATTCAGCGCGCGCATTGCGGGTTCGGCATTGTGGGAAAATTGTCGGCGGTGTATCGTAGGTCAAGGCAGGTTATTCCTTCTGTAGATTCCATCGGAGGCGATGCTCATGATTTTGGTTACCGGCGGTGCCGGCTATATCGGTTCGCACACCTGTGTGGAACTGCTCAACGCCGGCTGTGCAGTCACGGTCTTTGACAATTTTTCCAACAGCCATCCCGAAGCGTTGGCTCGTGTGGAACGGATTACCGGAAAATCTCTGCGCGTGATACGCGGGGATTGCCGTGATCGCGCAGCCCTGGTAGCGGCCTTGCGTGAGTCCCGGGCGACGGCGGTGATTCACTTCGCCGGTCTGAAGGCGGTGGGGGAGTCGGTACAGCAGCCGTTGGCCTACTACGACAACAATGTCGTCGGGTCACTGCGACTGTTGGACGCCATGGGTGAGTGCGGCGTGAAGCGGCTGGTGTTCAGCTCCTCTGCTACGGTCTATGGCGATCCTCAGCGTCTCCCGCTTACGGAGGACCATCCGTTGTCGGCTACGAATCCCTACGGCAGAACGAAGCTCATGGTGGAGGAGATCTTGCGCGATCTTCAGCGCAGCGATGCCTCCTGGCGAATCTGCATTCTCCGCTATTTCAACCCTGTCGGGGCGCATGCCAGCGGACTGATCGGAGAGGATCCACAGGGGACGCCGAATAATCTCTTGCCCTTCGTGGCGCAGGTGGCGGTGGGGCGGCGGGAATGTTTGAACGTGTGGGGCAATGATTATTCGACTCCGGACGGCACCGGGGTGCGGGATTATATTCATGTGGTCGATTTGGCACTGGGCCACCTCAAGGCGCTGGAAGCGCTCGATCGGCTGGAACGTCCGGGAGAATGTTTGACGGTGAATCTCGGGACTGGAAATGGATACAGTGTGCTGGAGATCGTGCGGGCGTTTGAGGCAGCGAGTGGAAAGCCGGTTCCCTACAAAATCGCCCCCCGCAGACCCGGTGACGTGGCCTCCTGTTATGCCGATCCCAAGCAAGCCTTGAAGTCGTTAGGGTGGGAGGCCGCGCGTGGGCTGAATGAGATGTGTGCCGATGCCTGGCGTTGGCAAAGTTCGAATCCAAGGGGGTATGCGGGCTGAGTGTTCAGCGGGGCGAGCGCTGTGAGTCGGGGGATCTTCGGATGAAAACGATCGGCCTACAGAGTGAGCCAGTGCTCGATTGTCGACAGGTGAGCGTTCTGCATATCACTACCCTTCTACTCCGGGCGGGTCTCATCATCCTGGTGTCCCGGGGTGCGTCATGGGCAATCGGTGCCGGGGCGGTCGCGTGCGCTCTCTTATTCGTGCCGGCGGTTCATGCGAACCACCAAGGGCACGTAAGCCATCCGGATGGCGAGGCTCATATCACGGTGGGAGCGGGGTACTCGATCCCTGGCGCGTCCTTTCAGATTTTCATGGGGCCAGGCAACGATGCCGCAGAAGAGACCGGTCTGACTCAGGCAGACAGGAGCGCCGCCGTTGAAACGGTGAGAGAAGCGTTCGCTGTTCTCGTACAACATCGGACCGACTATCCGCGTTTCGATGAAAGCCTCAAGAAAGAGGCACTGGCCAGGGTCGTAATTGAGACGACCGTGGTGAACGACGAGGGAAGAGCATTTCCGTTCCTCGTCGCTCGAACCACACAGCCGGGACGAGTCATACTGCTGATCAGCGCGTCGTCACTGAAGGAGAACGGGTATCTGCATCACCCCAATACGCTGGCTCCGGTGCTGGCAAGAGAATTTCAATGGGTGGCCAGCAAGGCGGACACCGCGCCGAAGCCAAAAATGGTTGCAGGTGAACGAGCGTTGAAGTCGGCGCCGATTCGCACGGACCAGGACATCGCGGCCCTCTCCGGAGAGGAGCGGGTACGTCTCCTTCAGCAACTACTCGGCTCGTACCTGCGAACCGTAGATGATCAAAGAAGCCTCGACGGCCAGTCCTACTATGAAGTCGGCAGTACCGTATTGGTCGCGCCGACTCATCCGGATTCGACGACCAAGCTCTATGAGATCCGGGTTCGTGAGGCCCTTCAGCGCATCGTCCGGGAACCGTTTTTCTGGGAACGTACGCCGAAGGCGGTCAGAAGCTTGCTGAATGGGAAGGTGTGGACTGTCGCGTTCGTAAACATTGACCAACGTGATTGGGCCACTCGGACCAGGGTACTCCCCGAGGAGAAGGCCGTCATAGTAGGAGCGCGCGACCAACGCGTTCAACCGGCCGCAATTTTGGTGAATACCTATCGAACGGCTGCGCCCGATGACCCGTTTTATCCGGACACGCAGGGGCTGCCCATGGGCGCGCTCTCGGCGGAGCAATTGGCGCGCGTGATCGCCCTGGAAATTCAGCATAATATCCAGGAGAAATCGATGGCCGGCCACGTGGCACAGGATGCACTTACGGCTCCTAAATAGGGATGGAGCGAAACGAGTGATTGAGTATCGTACCGTAATCGACTAGCCCAGCGTCTCATCGCTCCCGCTTGACCCATCGCTCCCGCTTGTCGCACCACGCCCGCTCTGTCCATCCCAAGCGTCCCATCCTACTGCAACGAATCTTCCTGTCTGACCGGTTTGGGACGGCCTGGTCGGCGCGAATCGATCAATAAGTAGAATGTACTGGCATGCATACGTAGTGCAAAATTGCATATGCGTAGTGGTTTGCTCTACGTATGGGGCAGCCGCAGTATTTTTGTGCATATTCCAGAGAGCTTTTCTTGACCTCCGTGAAGTCTGCGTGTAGGTTTCCCCCCTGATTTTTGTGAGAGTGCGTTGCGGGATCGCCATGTATCGGCCACGTGCGGTGTGGACGAAGCCCTGTCGCCCCTGCCTGGCTCAACGTATTATCCGGACGGCATCGCGCGACGTTGACCGGTCTGTGTCTTGCGGGATCAGGTGCGCATGGCACCGCTCCTACGCAGCATGTATTGCGGCTGTGTCGCCATGAGCAGGTTCGGACCCTCTCCCCCGAAGTGAATGTGCGGCTGACGACGGGGCGCAGCTCAGGCTTGGCAAGACGGATCTGCTGTTCAATTGAGGAGGAGACATGTCCCGTTGTGTGTCTGCGCTGTGCGGGGCAGTGCTTGCGCTTCTGGCTGTTCTGCCGGGGAATGCGGCGGCAGCACCATCGTCGGGCTCAAGTTGGGAACCGATGCGGATCATGCATTTCGTCCTGACCGGGACGGTTCCACTGGAGCGTGCGCGCGAGTATGTGAACCAGGCTCAGGCGGCCGGTTTCACGGCTGTGCAGGTGGTGCTCACCGATGGCGTGAGGCTCGATCATGCCCCGTGGAAACCCGTGAAGGGCGCGTGGACTAAAGCCGAGTTTCTCTCTTGGGCTGCCTACGCCCGCGCGCATGGATTGGACGTGATTCCCGAGGTCAAACTCCTGACACATCAGGAGCAGTTCTTTCAGAAGCATTATCCCGGTTTGATGTTCAATGCCGTGTCCTATGATCCGAGGAAGGAAGGGGTCTATCAGGCTGTATTCCGGCTGCTCGACGAACTTATCGACGCCCTGCATCCCCGGGCGATCCATATCGGCCACGACGAAGCATTTGGATGGACGGTGGGCCAGGTGGCGAAATGGCTGAAGTTCGGTGAGCTCATGGTCCCGGCGGACCTCTTTGCCCGGGATGTCGAACGCATTCACGGCTACCTGACTCAAAAGGGGGTGGAGACCTGGATGTGGGCTGACATGCTGCTCGATCCGGCGGAGTTTCCCGGCGCCTCGTCCAAGCATCTGCATGGAATGGCGGCAGGGTATGGGAAAGCGCTTCGCAATCGGCTTCCACGGGATATCGTGATGTGTGACTGGCACTACGGCGACGAGCAGGGGAGTTTTCCCTCGATGTCCGTGATGCAGAGCGAAGGGTTTCGCGTGATCGGAGCCACCTGGAAACGGGAGGAGACCATGCGCAATTTCAGCCGCTATGCGTTGTCCCGGCACGCCTATGGTCTGATGGCGACAACCTGGTTCCACGTGCAGCGGAACGACCGGGACTTGGTCGACTGGATTATTCGCTCGTCCGGTATGTTATTCCGTAACCCCGATGCGGCGGTGCCGCCGAGACCTGCTTCGGCTGCCCCTCCGGAAGGACATGGCTGGACGGCTCCATAACGGCGGGGAAAGGTCGCTCTTGAGTGGGACCGTCAGGGCCCCGGCGCGAGGGGAACGCCTGCCGGTTCCGCTGTGTCATGGTGAGC from Nitrospira sp. ND1 includes the following:
- a CDS encoding DnaJ domain-containing protein yields the protein MRDERTTNYYAILELSPGASDAEIKRAWHEHMQVWHPDRFVHSPTLHRKAEARTQLINQAYQTLSDPAARARYDAGRQHPSSPTPPPRPSPTPRPQAAPRPRQELRGPQTMLNVTRFSHPKIMVPAIHMLVDSREHLPYEFKGLVRIAGTITQTLPAGDYAIAEAPAIFCVERRRVEEFNTIFSNPSDNRPRFLRELEPLLAYPHRFLVIEGAIQYNSGGGRLGQYHRNGMVDFLDALTARFGLQIIYSDSREEAEERVANLAALHYAYHLAEQQGLGRCLTENDA
- a CDS encoding family 20 glycosylhydrolase, which gives rise to MSRCVSALCGAVLALLAVLPGNAAAAPSSGSSWEPMRIMHFVLTGTVPLERAREYVNQAQAAGFTAVQVVLTDGVRLDHAPWKPVKGAWTKAEFLSWAAYARAHGLDVIPEVKLLTHQEQFFQKHYPGLMFNAVSYDPRKEGVYQAVFRLLDELIDALHPRAIHIGHDEAFGWTVGQVAKWLKFGELMVPADLFARDVERIHGYLTQKGVETWMWADMLLDPAEFPGASSKHLHGMAAGYGKALRNRLPRDIVMCDWHYGDEQGSFPSMSVMQSEGFRVIGATWKREETMRNFSRYALSRHAYGLMATTWFHVQRNDRDLVDWIIRSSGMLFRNPDAAVPPRPASAAPPEGHGWTAP
- a CDS encoding putative toxin-antitoxin system toxin component, PIN family; amino-acid sequence: MIRAVLDTNVVVSALLFSGSPSRLISAWQSGRLRPVVSAPILDELYPRPRLSKIQADEYRDTRATGRRADPLH
- the galE gene encoding UDP-glucose 4-epimerase GalE gives rise to the protein MILVTGGAGYIGSHTCVELLNAGCAVTVFDNFSNSHPEALARVERITGKSLRVIRGDCRDRAALVAALRESRATAVIHFAGLKAVGESVQQPLAYYDNNVVGSLRLLDAMGECGVKRLVFSSSATVYGDPQRLPLTEDHPLSATNPYGRTKLMVEEILRDLQRSDASWRICILRYFNPVGAHASGLIGEDPQGTPNNLLPFVAQVAVGRRECLNVWGNDYSTPDGTGVRDYIHVVDLALGHLKALEALDRLERPGECLTVNLGTGNGYSVLEIVRAFEAASGKPVPYKIAPRRPGDVASCYADPKQALKSLGWEAARGLNEMCADAWRWQSSNPRGYAG